One segment of Treponema primitia ZAS-1 DNA contains the following:
- a CDS encoding LeuA family protein yields the protein MPERSTDIRPRRITILDTTLRDGDQAAGFAFSPDQKLELARSLAEAGVDIIETGFPLSNRSDFNVCRQAAEEFPGRTAVMCRSRPEDIRESAKVFAGGIPGLLHLSLPVSRIHIHAKLGKTEAGIITMVREAVSYAKGFVPRVELGAEDASRADKDFLQEYCEAALDAGAEIINIADTLGRFAPGEIRDLISFLFRRIPRLNSSNSILSVHCHNDLGLACANTLAAIEAGCGQAEVSVLGLGERAGNAALEELAANLDARPDLYHAVTGILPEKLGPLIRLSAEAAKTGLSPMKPLSGWNTRAHGSGIHQQGLLKNAETYSIPEMERWNTIPERIVLSRHSGQAGAALFARRYCGLELDDAALSRICAHLKGEAEPPGETFSATLGITEFLCLLSDMKLLPKNMPRPWICRSFSETFTKDDSKHNVIIKAAVVPYGIGKPVRKLAGEGYGGAIAVLKAVNKIKAVSLRLSRFEINGYGNQLRLYAEITVSDDTGKEIPYAIERTGLTAGLPLFQCCMDAVNAFIVSRSRDQAIT from the coding sequence ATGCCGGAACGCTCCACTGATATTCGCCCCCGGCGGATCACTATCCTCGATACTACCCTGCGGGATGGAGATCAGGCGGCGGGTTTTGCTTTTTCGCCTGACCAAAAGCTGGAACTAGCCCGATCCCTGGCGGAAGCCGGGGTTGATATCATCGAAACCGGGTTCCCCCTTTCCAACCGCAGTGATTTTAATGTGTGCCGCCAAGCCGCGGAGGAATTTCCGGGCCGTACCGCGGTGATGTGTCGAAGCCGGCCCGAAGATATTCGGGAGTCCGCAAAAGTTTTTGCAGGGGGCATCCCCGGTCTCCTCCATCTGTCCCTTCCGGTGAGCCGAATCCACATACACGCAAAGCTTGGAAAAACCGAAGCCGGTATAATCACCATGGTCCGGGAAGCGGTGTCCTACGCCAAAGGATTTGTGCCCCGGGTGGAGCTTGGCGCCGAAGACGCAAGCCGGGCGGATAAGGACTTTCTGCAGGAATACTGCGAGGCCGCCCTGGATGCCGGAGCGGAGATTATCAATATTGCCGATACCCTAGGCCGGTTTGCCCCCGGCGAAATCCGGGACCTGATAAGCTTTCTCTTCAGGAGAATACCCCGGCTAAACAGCAGCAATAGTATCCTCAGTGTCCACTGCCACAACGATCTTGGCCTTGCCTGCGCAAATACCCTGGCGGCGATTGAAGCCGGCTGCGGCCAAGCGGAGGTATCAGTACTGGGCCTTGGGGAACGGGCGGGAAACGCCGCCCTGGAAGAGTTGGCCGCCAACCTGGACGCCAGGCCGGATCTGTACCATGCCGTCACAGGGATACTGCCGGAAAAGCTCGGCCCGCTGATACGGCTTAGCGCGGAAGCTGCAAAGACAGGTCTTTCCCCCATGAAGCCCCTCAGCGGCTGGAATACCAGGGCCCATGGTTCGGGCATACACCAGCAGGGCCTTTTGAAGAACGCAGAAACCTACTCCATACCGGAAATGGAACGCTGGAACACCATACCCGAACGTATAGTCCTCTCCCGTCATTCAGGCCAGGCCGGTGCAGCCCTCTTCGCACGCCGTTACTGCGGCCTGGAACTGGACGACGCCGCACTATCCCGGATCTGCGCCCACCTTAAGGGCGAAGCCGAACCGCCCGGCGAAACATTCAGCGCTACCCTGGGGATTACCGAGTTTTTATGCCTACTCTCGGATATGAAACTGCTGCCGAAAAACATGCCCCGGCCTTGGATATGCCGCTCTTTTTCTGAAACCTTTACCAAGGATGACTCAAAACATAACGTCATAATCAAAGCCGCTGTTGTGCCATACGGTATCGGGAAACCGGTCCGGAAACTTGCCGGCGAAGGATACGGTGGAGCAATAGCGGTACTGAAAGCGGTAAACAAGATAAAAGCAGTATCACTACGCCTTTCCCGGTTTGAAATAAACGGATACGGTAACCAGCTGCGCCTTTATGCGGAGATTACCGTGTCTGACGACACCGGAAAAGAAATCCCCTACGCCATAGAACGAACCGGTCTCACCGCAGGGTTGCCGCTTTTTCAATGCTGCATGGACGCCGTTAACGCATTTATCGTGTCAAGGAGCCGGGATCAGGCAATCACATGA
- a CDS encoding (2Fe-2S) ferredoxin domain-containing protein, producing the protein MTKPKHHVFVCGSFRANGTPQGVCNKGGSMQLMQYLEEELADRGMADVSVSSTGCLKVCDRGPALVVYPENWWFGHIDSEEAIDAVIDSIKSGTPSADHVIA; encoded by the coding sequence ATGACGAAACCTAAGCATCATGTTTTTGTATGCGGGTCTTTCAGGGCCAATGGAACCCCCCAAGGGGTTTGTAACAAGGGCGGTTCCATGCAGCTAATGCAGTACCTGGAAGAAGAATTGGCGGACCGGGGAATGGCGGATGTCAGCGTATCCAGTACCGGCTGTCTCAAGGTCTGTGATCGGGGGCCGGCCCTGGTGGTCTATCCAGAGAACTGGTGGTTCGGTCACATCGACAGCGAGGAGGCCATTGACGCAGTGATTGATTCCATCAAAAGCGGGACCCCTTCTGCGGATCATGTGATTGCCTGA